From a single Fusobacterium pseudoperiodonticum genomic region:
- a CDS encoding AMP-binding protein: MSIKFLYDRQKIAITYGEQKISYADVIKYVNFYSDFLDIEKGDRSALMMENRPESIFSFFSIWARKGIAISLDAGYTVDQLAYVLGDSEPKYLFVSNKTKEVAEAANSKLNNAIKIINVDELQMPADYKIKQEEFSNDSNEDVAVLVYTSGTTGNPKGVMITYENIETNMAGVRAVDLVNETDVILAMLPYHHIMPLCFTLILPMYLGVPIVLLTEISSASLLKTLQENRVTVIVGVPRVWEMLDKAIMTKINQSSVAKFMFKLASKTNSMSIRKMLFSKVHKQFGGHIRLMVSGGAKIDKNILEDFRTMGFRAIQGYGMTETAPIIAFNVPGRERSDSVGEVIPNVEVKIADDGEVLVKGKNVMKGYYKNEAATKEAFDAEGWFHTGDLGKMDGKYLIIIGRKKEMIVLPNGKNIDPNDIEAEIMKNTDLIKEIAVTEYNEQLVAIIYPDFEKLQAQQIVNIKDAIKWEVIDKYNVTAPNYKKIHDIKIIKQELPKTRLGKIRRFMLKDLLEDKVEAPEKKVEKKVIEVPSEIKEKYDIINKYITERYNKDIDLDSHIELDLGFDSLDIVEFMNFLNSTFDIEIVEQDFVDHKTISDIIKLVEEKSGITNEKVVEKVDKNENLKKIIDSDSDVKLPPSAKYAKVLKFLFSPLFKFYFRYKYSGKENLGEGAGIIVGNHQSYLDAFMLNNAFTYKELSNNYYIATALHFKSKTMKYLAGNGNIILVDANRNLKNTLQAAAKVLKSGKKLLIFPEGARTRDGQLQEFKKTFAILAQELNVPIYPFVLKGAYEAFPYNKKFPKRYDISVQFLEKIDPQNKTVEELVEETKDKIAKNYY, translated from the coding sequence ATGTCAATAAAATTTTTATATGACAGACAAAAGATAGCTATTACATATGGAGAACAAAAAATTTCTTATGCAGATGTGATTAAGTATGTGAATTTTTATTCTGATTTTTTAGATATTGAAAAGGGTGATAGATCAGCTCTTATGATGGAAAATAGACCAGAGTCTATTTTTTCGTTTTTTTCAATATGGGCTAGAAAAGGAATAGCAATAAGTTTAGATGCAGGCTATACTGTGGATCAACTTGCTTATGTACTTGGAGATTCTGAACCAAAATATCTTTTTGTGTCAAATAAAACTAAAGAAGTTGCTGAAGCAGCAAATTCAAAATTAAATAATGCTATAAAAATTATAAATGTTGATGAACTTCAAATGCCAGCCGACTATAAGATAAAACAAGAAGAATTTTCGAATGATTCAAATGAAGATGTAGCAGTATTGGTTTACACTTCTGGAACAACAGGAAATCCAAAAGGTGTAATGATAACTTATGAAAACATTGAAACTAATATGGCAGGAGTAAGAGCAGTTGATTTAGTCAATGAAACAGACGTTATCTTAGCTATGTTACCATATCATCATATTATGCCACTTTGTTTTACATTAATATTACCTATGTATCTAGGTGTTCCTATAGTCCTTTTAACAGAAATTTCATCAGCTAGTCTTTTAAAAACTTTACAAGAAAATAGAGTTACTGTAATAGTTGGTGTTCCAAGAGTTTGGGAAATGCTGGATAAGGCTATTATGACTAAAATTAATCAAAGTTCAGTAGCTAAATTTATGTTTAAATTAGCTTCAAAAACTAACTCTATGTCTATAAGAAAAATGCTATTTTCAAAAGTACATAAACAATTTGGTGGGCATATTAGACTTATGGTTTCAGGTGGAGCAAAAATTGATAAAAATATACTAGAAGATTTCCGTACTATGGGATTTAGAGCTATACAAGGTTACGGTATGACTGAAACAGCACCTATAATAGCTTTTAATGTCCCTGGTAGAGAAAGATCAGACTCTGTTGGAGAAGTTATCCCTAATGTAGAAGTTAAAATTGCTGATGATGGAGAAGTTCTTGTTAAAGGAAAAAATGTAATGAAGGGTTACTACAAGAATGAAGCAGCCACTAAAGAAGCTTTTGATGCTGAGGGATGGTTTCATACTGGTGATTTGGGAAAAATGGATGGTAAATATTTAATAATAATAGGAAGAAAAAAAGAAATGATAGTTCTTCCTAACGGAAAAAATATAGATCCTAATGATATTGAAGCAGAAATTATGAAAAATACAGATTTGATAAAGGAAATAGCTGTTACAGAATATAATGAACAATTAGTTGCTATAATTTATCCTGATTTTGAAAAACTTCAAGCTCAACAAATAGTTAATATTAAAGATGCTATAAAATGGGAAGTTATAGATAAATATAATGTAACTGCTCCTAACTATAAGAAAATTCATGATATAAAAATAATTAAGCAAGAATTACCTAAAACAAGATTAGGTAAAATTAGAAGATTTATGCTTAAAGATTTATTGGAGGATAAAGTGGAAGCTCCTGAGAAAAAAGTAGAAAAAAAGGTAATAGAAGTTCCAAGTGAAATTAAAGAAAAATATGATATAATAAATAAATATATAACTGAAAGATATAATAAAGATATTGATTTAGATTCTCATATAGAATTAGATTTAGGTTTTGACTCTTTAGATATAGTTGAATTTATGAATTTCTTAAATTCAACTTTTGATATTGAAATAGTTGAACAAGATTTTGTTGACCATAAAACAATTTCTGATATAATAAAGTTAGTAGAAGAAAAGTCAGGAATAACAAATGAAAAAGTAGTAGAAAAAGTTGATAAGAATGAAAATCTGAAAAAAATTATTGATAGTGATTCAGATGTTAAGTTACCACCTAGTGCTAAATATGCTAAGGTTTTAAAATTTTTATTTAGTCCACTATTTAAATTCTACTTTAGATATAAATATAGTGGAAAAGAAAATCTAGGAGAAGGTGCAGGAATAATTGTAGGAAATCACCAAAGTTATTTAGATGCCTTTATGTTAAACAATGCCTTTACTTATAAGGAATTGAGTAACAATTATTATATAGCAACAGCTTTACATTTTAAGAGTAAGACTATGAAATATCTAGCTGGAAATGGAAATATAATATTAGTTGATGCTAATAGAAACTTAAAAAATACTCTTCAAGCAGCAGCTAAGGTTCTAAAAAGTGGAAAGAAATTACTTATTTTCCCTGAAGGAGCAAGAACAAGAGATGGACAATTACAAGAGTTTAAAAAGACTTTTGCTATATTAGCACAAGAGTTAAATGTCCCTATCTATCCTTTTGTCTTAAAAGGAGCTTATGAAGCCTTTCCATACAATAAGAAATTTCCAAAAAGATATGATATTTCAGTTCAATTCTTAGAAAAAATTGATCCACAAAATAAAACTGTTGAAGAATTAGTTGAAGAAACTAAAGATAAAATTGCTAAGAACTATTATTAA
- a CDS encoding tRNA 2-thiocytidine(32) synthetase TtcA, translated as MENIITNEQINEAIFLNKKEKIEESLRTTYRKKIWKNFIKAIKEFDLIKDGDKIAVGVSGGKDSLLLCKLFQELKKDRSKNFEVKFISMNPGFEALDVDKFKENLIEMGIDCELFDANVWQIAFEEAPDSPCFLCAKMRRGVLYKKVEELGFNKLALGHHFDDIVETTMINMFFAGTVKTMLPKVPSTSGKMDIIRPLAYVREKDIINFMKYNEIQAMSCGCPIEAGKVDSKRKEVKFLLQELEEKNPNIKQSIFNAMKNINLDYVLGYTNGNKSKK; from the coding sequence AGAAGAAAGTTTAAGAACAACATATAGAAAAAAAATATGGAAAAACTTTATCAAAGCTATAAAAGAATTTGATTTGATTAAAGATGGAGATAAGATAGCAGTTGGAGTTTCTGGAGGAAAAGATAGTTTACTACTTTGTAAGTTATTCCAAGAATTGAAAAAGGATAGAAGTAAAAATTTTGAAGTAAAATTTATTTCAATGAACCCAGGTTTTGAAGCCTTAGATGTGGATAAATTTAAAGAAAATTTAATAGAAATGGGAATAGATTGTGAATTGTTTGATGCTAATGTTTGGCAAATAGCATTTGAAGAAGCACCTGATAGTCCTTGTTTTCTATGTGCTAAGATGAGAAGAGGAGTTTTGTATAAAAAGGTTGAAGAACTAGGTTTTAATAAATTAGCTTTAGGTCATCATTTTGATGATATTGTTGAAACTACTATGATAAATATGTTCTTTGCAGGTACAGTGAAAACTATGTTACCAAAAGTTCCATCAACTTCTGGTAAGATGGATATAATAAGACCTCTTGCTTATGTTAGAGAAAAAGATATAATAAATTTTATGAAATACAATGAAATTCAAGCTATGAGCTGTGGTTGTCCTATAGAAGCAGGAAAGGTAGATTCAAAAAGAAAAGAGGTTAAATTTTTACTACAAGAACTTGAAGAAAAAAATCCTAATATAAAACAAAGCATATTTAATGCTATGAAAAATATTAATTTAGATTATGTGTTAGGTTATACTAATGGAAATAAATCAAAGAAATAG